The genomic region AACTTGGCAGCTAACTTGCTATTCCAGCAGGGCTACGATGACGAACCTGATCAGTAAACAAGGAAGTTATCCCGATTTGTGGCTTCCTTTCAGTGAGAGTAGGATTGTGTTGTTCCATACTGTATCACTACTGACTCTTACCGAATTCATGTGATTGTTTTAGCAGACGTTTGTGTATTTTGATTGGTACGTGTAGAATATAAAGTGGTGGAAATGATGGCATCCTATGTAATCATTCCAGAGAAAATTGTGACCTGTTGAGTACAACAAACACGATTGACCAGAGGCTTGGTATCAGTTTGTTTACATCTTTGTGTTGGACTCAATCCATTTGGCTAGACAGAAATCTATGGGGATTAAAGTGGTGATGCATGTCGGCACACAATGACCTCTCTTTGTAACCAGTGTCGGAACGGAAGTACCACATCTATCTGTTGACTGACTCTTTCAGTATGACACTGGTATGCCCGCTTTCCATACTAAACATTCCACATGCATGCCAACTGCCCTCGTTATTCATGCTATAATATTACCTATTACGTTTACAAATCAGGCGTGGTGAAACCAGGGGCAGGAGGAGATGCCCCTTCAATATCAGGATTGGGGGCATCACCCCTCCATACTGGACGCAATGTAATGGGACTTTGTTTCAGCAAAAGATGATCCAAGAAAATACTTTGGAAGTTTTGTTGCTCGCTAGTAGAAACAATATtggatggtgttgcagttgactccCTTGAGACACACTGTCCTGatcatgtgtgtgcatgctgctctggctactTCTGTTAGCAAATTTTTTACCAAATTTTTGCTTCCGCCACCCCTGCAAATTTATTCCTTTCAAACTGCCAGAAAGGAGGAAACGGTTGCCACAAGAGGTGGCTAGACTACTACTTGTAGGCGCAGGTTTCACTATAATATGAACAACTTGCATGTCTTAACGTATCCGCTAGATTTACTATGCCAATTTAATTGCGACTTTGTCACCCAAACGCACAGAAGGCAGGCGCACTACACATTTCTACTAAAGGTCTGCAAGTGTTTGAAAGTCAAGTTCTTGCGACGCCACACTATTTCTTCCCTGTTGCACGGTCACAGTGTTAGTCGGAATAGACACCGAACACCAAACCGACAGCGAACAGAGACCCGTTGGAGACGATCGCACGAGCATAAGTATCACTTTCCTCTCTCCACAGCGAGCGGCTAGAAATACAAATTCCCTGCCTTCCAATCTGCCCAATCGACACCTGCACGACCAACTTGAATCTGTCGACGGTCTGTCCAAGCTCCTTGACGCGCTCTCTAATTACAAGCGAGAGAGTGCAAGCCATCTGAGAGCAGAACGGCTGCTCGTACGTTCTGTCGAGAAGATGCTCCTCTAGCGTTTCTTGTATGATTTGAGTGACTTGACTGGCTGGAAAAGGCTCGAGTGGTTTcatcttgtgtgtgttttcgtATCGCCTTGGTATATCGTCGGTGATGCTTGTGCGTTTTGATGATGAACCGACATTTTGGGTCAGCTTTAGTGGTCGTCTCTGTTGCTTTCTTGTAGTTGCTTGTCCTTTTGCGTTGCCTGCATCCATTGACTACGACTGTTGACTAACGGAAGCAAACTTACAGCGTAGGTGTTAGGCAGCCTGGAATGTACTGTGTACTGGAAGTACAGGATATCCACtctactaaaattttagcttCCTGTCATGTTCTAGGGTAGACATTtgaatataaaaataaataaataaatatatatatatggatttTCCTGTAACttgaatttttaaatttaaaattttaaattaacaTTCAATTTAGTTAACTAGAACAAActgaatatttaattaaacattgaAATAAATTGAACAAACGTTGCTTGTAAAACTAtatcaaacaataaataatcaaaTACATAGCTAACTACAAACTAACTAATTAGAAAACCAAATCTACGTTGTAATATTATATCTACATGTTACATGTATCAACTTACTCTACATCTGCTCAAATTGTACTATCATGGCTCTTGTGCTGTACTGCTGAATCGATCGATCAGTCAGATAATGACAATATTCCAAACGTTGATTTATTGCAGCCGGTGTGAAATCCaggcttgtctgtctttgatATCTTTGCGCAGCCGAAAGTACGGACACAACAGGCTATCGAAGGTTAGGTTGTTTGAATGAGTCTTCATCTTGACTATAGATCGTTTGAAGACGACATAAAACGCATTGCTGAGATAGCTAACAGCTTGGGAGAGGAATGGAGACTGACACTTTGTAAGGTAGATATCTACTAGTATCTGTCATCACTGTCCATTGACATCCAAACAGGGAATATGACAGCATTAGTTAATGTGtgtagaaaacaaacagactctaTCTTGTCAGAAAAATTGTCGTACCCCGTCTCACAGATAAATTTCGTCATCGCAATGAACTGAGTGGTGGAGTGTTAGCCAATGTATCACAGCAAACTGATGGTGAATCTGGTCAGGAAGTTGAGGTCACTAAATCTATCATGCATATTAGCATGCTCTTATGGTATTCCCAATTTGTGACTGCTTACTGACCCTGCaggttgatgatgatgatgatgacgacgacgacgacgacgacgatgtTCATTGTGTATCCTCCTTTGGAGAAGTGAAGTGGTCAGATTTTATAACTTGTGACTACCACATCGTTTACAGCAGCAGTTACGAAGTCCCGATTCTTTACTTCAACGTGCACACAACGGGTATCATCAAATAGCTTCTCTAGAACTAAATTTAGGATTGACATGAATGGGTTTCCCTATGCACAGATGGTAACCTTCTTCCATTAGATGATGTTTGGCAGCTAATTCCTCAGAATCACTATGAAACACGTGGAAGTAGATTGTGGTCTGTTGTATCCCAAGCGGTCAGTGTATAGAAATCTGTGCATAGAAATCTTTGCGTTTATACTGAAATGAGTATATGTAACAATCAAATGTGGATGTTATGTCTAGGAACATCCGATTCTTGGAAGACCTTTCTTTCAAATTCATCCTTGTCACACTGCTGACATGATGTCCAAGTTGTGTGCAGATACATCCACTGCTAAGAGGTTAAGTGGTCATCGACACCATTTTGTGTTTTACTATTCTGCTTGAACTTGTCGTGTAGAAATTATGTGTTGTCATGGCTGAGTGCTGTAGGACCACTGGTGGGCTTAGAGGTTTCCTCAGCCTACTTCCACAATTGCAAGTCTAGCAAGTCAACATGCTGAGTCAACAGCCACCTGGATGCCCATCTGTGATCAACAGGAACACCATCTGACCAAACCATTTGTGCCTTGCCTTCCTTAAAttatcttttaattaattaacatgcaaGCCTGTGGCTTGAACCAACCACCATACAAACAGGAGGTCAATTCTGTTCTAAACATAGCTCATTCTGGGGCTCATTGGTCAAAAACAGTGCACTTTACATGTACATAGTATTCTTGTAAGACTGTCTCTACTACTGTAGTGCCAAGATCTACATAACAGCTGTGCTGTTGTATACATTTAGATAGGACTGACATTAATTTTGACAAAGAATTTCTTTGATTATTTCCTACAGCTTTGTTGAACTGGCGGGGTCATCTAAACTGAATCAGAGTTAGAGAAATATCAGCACTTGATGGAATGTGAAAGGAGGTCACCTGGCTCCTCCTATGCATGAGAACATCAGAGAAACGCCAGCAGTAGATTGAATTACCTCTAGGTATTACTTAAATGACCTACAGTGATACGCAGAATTCCTGCCAAAACATGTCATCCCTTTACAGGGTTGAATCAACTTGAATTAAGCTGAATGTCCTACTTAATCACGTGGTAGCAATTGGAGAGTGACTTGAAAATATTAATAGGATGTCATGTGAAAGCACCCATTGATTAACTCTGGGAATAATCCTATGTAATTCAGAACTTCATTAGTAAATGCAGTTTCACCATGTTCTCGATTGCGACATCCCACTTATTTTCTACCAAGTATCCATGCTAGACAGTATTCGCCTACCCACCCCAACCTGTACAGATATAAAAAGTCTTACGGAGCGTCCTCATTCGTTACCTGCAGCTACAAAATCATCACAGATTATTCAAATCCTCCATGATGCTGGAAACAGTCGCGTGTCGTCTCATGGTTGCTGTCAGCGACGACGACTTCGCAAATTGTTGTACCTTGAAAGCTACCACGGCTGCATGATCGAGCTTGCCCGTCGTCTTTCGTAGATCATCTTCCAGCCTGCTTTGTACCTCTTGTCGTTTGTCTCGTGACAGTTCACTCAAACGCACCACATCTGGTGCCTGAAGTAACTCGCGtctagtgtgagtgtactgaACAGTAAATCCAACAAGCGCAGCACAAACCCGACGTGCCGTCCAATCATCTTCATTCGACAGATTACCATTCAATACTTCTGCCATTTTTTGTGCCTGGTGTTCCTGGCGTTGTGCCTGTGTCATAAGTGGTAAGTCCATCCACACGGCAGCAGTCTGTTCAGCAGGAGTTCGACTGGTCGGAACCGGTCTTGCTTTCCGTAAAACAACCGGGTCGTAGTTGTCAGAAATACCATCACTAGTAAGAAAGACCATATCGCCGCTTGCGACGGTCGTCAGAGAACATGTCAGGTTTTCCAAGTCAGGATTGACTCCATCGGCCGGTCCGAGAACACCACCGGCATCTTTCATGTCCCTGTCTTTTGTATGTGATCCGACCGTAACCTCCCTGACTCTTCCTGTTGTGGGACTATACGCATACGCCAGACTGTCCCCAACGTTCACAGTAACCAATGCCCAAGCTCGATTACCATCGGGTACTGCAAGCCGACACACCATTCCGATGCACAATGTAGTCATCGTACCTTCTTTCTGAATTATCAGATTTTGAGCTTGTTTGAGAGACATAAGCAAAACTTTCGTAACTTTGTGAGTGTCGAGCAAAGCGTAGTCGAGGCATCTCGGTGTCTCATATAGCTCCTGATGAACATACTCCATACACCCACGTACAGCACATCGTGCTGCGAGACGCGGCTTCTCTCCCCAGCCGACGCCATCGGCCAGAGCCATGACACAGCTGTTCCCGTGCACAGCAATCGCAAACACATCGGCCACGGGTTCACCTTGAGGACGCTCCTGTCCTTCAGCCTGGTCATACAGAGAAACGGCAGTTCCATACGCACAATCGTGTTTCTGGCACCAGTCGGTAGACCCAGCAATCGGCCTTTCCAATTGTCTGTAATTCAGAGGTGCTGCCGAGCGATGCTCACTACCAGTAGAATTTGAACGCATTCCATTCCTTTGGTCTTCCAGCGCCGCTATACCACCATCTGGTCCAGTGTAGCTACAGATAAGGTCCGGCTCCAGCGGCTCCAGATTCATACATTTCGGTGGAAGACTACCGGGAGATCCCTCTCCATAGACAACTTCggggtcacgtgaccaaactTTTTTGCTAAAAACGAACAACAGACTGATGAGCAAAGACAGCGCTAACACGAAAATTGCCCCAAAACCCCGCCTACTAACGGACACGCCAGAAAGTGAACGTGGAAGGTGAGACTGACGTGTAGGACGAGTGAGAGCAATGAGGGGTCGCCCCTACAGCACAGCAAGCGAGTACAGACTTACACAAAGCTTTTCCACAAACTCCGTATGCGACCGGCCATTTTGTTCGAGTCGGTGAGGCGCTTGATGAAAGAGGGCCTTGTAGTCTCGATGAGGACGGACATGGAAATCCAATCGATGTACTTCTTCTTCTCGGTGCTTGTCAAACGAGTGTGACGCGCCGATAAGCGAAATACTGCGTTTATAGCCGCAGCGCCCTTACATCACGACCTATATTGGGAACGCATGCGTACTGATTCGTAATGAGAGGCGTGACGAGCTATTGAGTAAATACGTCATTTCTCTTTGACGTCAATGCCTAGCGGTGCACTTCCTTGGTATCGTTCATCCCGCTGCTTTTTGCTTTCCATACGTAGATAGAATGTGTGTTCAGTGTCCATTCAACCTTAGTCTAGCTAGTCGATCGCGACGTGGCCCTTTGTCTAGATCTGAGTGTCTGAACATTGTTGTACTACTGTAAATTGCCACTTAGGCACTATGATCCAGGGGCTAGTAATTGTCTCAGTGTGGTTGGATGTCAAACAGACGGTACGGTGCTAATTGTACACGTATCTCGACTCCTCTTCACTGGCTGGCTCCAACCGCATGAGGAGTCCCTTGAGAATTCTCAATAACCATCTCTAACCGCAGGACCGAATTTATGGGAATCGGCATGGCAGCAACTAGAGTGTACGGGCGTATGTGTGGCATACCTAAACTAGCGCACGCTAAGTCTCATAACTTGTCAAGTTGCTTCTCACTGACACCCACGGCTTTGAAAGCACAGACCTCTAAATATCGAGCAACTTGATGACTGCAGCATAGTATAACTGTTAATATAGCATACATTAGGTAAATTTTAAATCTAATTATACATGTCTAGATTCAGTTATTCATCTAGAAGGTAATTTATTCGTAAAGTTAGATATCAATTACGAGCATGCGTAGTATCTATGTGCAATCATACAAGCGTATGCTGACAGCAGGGGTGCAAATCAGACGTAATCATGATGTGGATGATTACACAGAGATGATGACTCAACAATCCATGCGTTATCATGCATGTGATGACACAGATGTGATTCCCGTGTTGAAGTCTTAGCATCTTGTCTTGAAAACACTCCACTCTCCTAGATGAGCGCTTTCATCCACCAAAACTtagaaaaaataaagaagaaaAATGTATCATGTAGAGACTCCCTCGGCCGTTTTTCGCGTCTACCTCCTTTGAAGACTGCATTTGCTTTTCGATCAGTAGAAACACTGTTCTTTTCCTGCCGTATGTCAATATGGGCATGCGCAGTAAAAATAGATATTCTCATATTGAAATATTTTTACGTAGCTTCACCACACGTGGTGATTTCAGTACATATCCgtgttactaattaattatcgtCAAATTCCAAACAGTCTACTGCACCCCAATGGTAGTGAGCTAGGACATCCGCTAGCTAGACATGTCTAGGCAGTTACAGTCGTCTGAGTATATGAATAGGTCTACAGGCTGTCCAAGTTTGTCAGCTGCCTCGTCGGGACAAGTCGGGTGAGCCTCGGAGTTCACTCCCCTACACAATGCGCTAACTTATACTTATAGTCTGGGACTCCGACAACAGGACTGCACACTTGTGGTCTCGCGTGGCCAACCCCTCCTCTCGTCATACTTCTGGGACTTGACAGTGAATCAGACACGCGATACCAACAAGCACTGCGTGgttagcctcgacactaggccttcctttgctttcggtggtccgaccgcgcgaggatagcaacgggactgtatcacgtgatgttctctACTCACTGTGTCACGTGATaacttaactaattatgtCATTAGGAAAACCCACcctttgtcggtttgtttcatattgctaAAGACTTGCAAAAAGAGATCATGTGTGTTTTGGTTTACAGCAGGTATACCGTCATACCAACGGTGTTGGAACGGAAAGGCGCGAAATACAGTCAGTAACTATGCATGCTGGCCTTTGCGATGCTGCTTACTGTTTAGTTAGCGCAAAGAAACGAGCGCAAAGACTGTACGGCCATGTTGCGGGCAAAAAGACAACGCGCAGACTCTCCTCTCTTGTCGTTGACTAGAAGACTACGCAATACCGATTACGCTACTGTACGCTTTTGTCTTAAACTATCATCGCGCTCCCGGAATCGATCGAAAGCCTAAGCCATTGCGACTACGCATGAAATTTCTACGTGGCTGATGTCAGCTTGAAGCTACTCCAGAAGCAATCGCTGCACGCGACTAAAGTGATACCTTCACTCGCTGCGATGTAGGGAGAATACTGGAACTGTTTGCAACCTACAAACGCGCCCAAACGATATTCTTAGCACACTAAATGACACCCTTGAGGTGGGCGATTGTTTACTGATCTCCGCATGTCTCAGAGGAAATAATCAGAAAGTAACTCAAATGGGATTTACAGTTGACCAATCACCATTTGCAAAATAGATCAGGTGACAAACtagcttgtcacgtgacatcatGAGTTCCTGGCCTCCTTTTGCTTTTCggagagaacatcacgtgatacagtcccgttgctatcctcgcgcggtcggaccaccgaaagcaaagggaggccacTACTAGTACGTGGTCATGTGAGACAGGCATGCAAAACGTAATGACATGTGACCCGACCGTGTGGTCTGAGCATCATTGGGGGTCAGAATAGTGCAGTCTTCTGAGCAGCTGAGcagttttgtttgtgttttagtaTTGTGCGACTTcaaatttttgtgtgtgcCGATTCTCGACGGACCCTGATCGGGAATCGGGACAAACCACGTTTTAGCGAGTTCTATCGGGACAAATCCCGACGAAATCGGGGCACTTGGACAGCCTGTGTCTAGCCACATGTCAACTAGAGCAGCCTCTATATTAGTACAGTACTAACTAGTATCGTAGCTTCCAAAGTTTAAGCACAAAAGCTAAATGCAACGTAAGGCTCCTAGAGAAACAGTAGTCTCAAAAATGCGTGGGGGAACAAATAGTAATATGTAGAATACTAAATTGGCTTCCGCGAGACAAAAGTCAACTAGTCAATTATTAGTTAACTAAACACACTCATCTAGCCGCGACGTAGGGGACAGACTCGGGATTCTAGCTAAAACGTCATGCGATCGCTGGGGGTTAGCTAGCGCGTGTCTAGATTTATAGAGTAACTATCTAGGCGCGCGAGAGCATGATTAGCTAGCACGAACTaaaacaaaaactaaaaatagcGGTAATATTAGACGTTTTACGTACCTTGGGGGAAAAGATTTGCCTATCACATTGCTCTATCGTAAACCTGACAGTGTCGTGGTTGGCAGCTAGTGAGGACAGCTAAAACTTATAGAGGACTACTTCCTACTGGAGATCCCGTCGATCCCTCAGACTTCCCAGGAATCCcgtagcctcgaagttccagaccgtctcccaagGAAATGAGAGaaggtctggatcaacttctgatcaaaccgagttcggAAGTAGGCGTAGTTACCTACGAGAAATGGAAGGGTTGTAACAGTCAAAAACACCTCTTTAGATAACAGCGCTATCCCAGCCAATGTAACAATAGGAGATCGATTACTACCTTTTAGAGGTGTCTTCAAACAAGGTGGGTGGTAATCAACTGCGATGCTGCAAATTTGCAGCGGTCCGCTGTTCAGGATCCATTGAATCAATTTCGAGAGCCTTGCGCGTTGTTTCAAAGGC from Corticium candelabrum chromosome 10, ooCorCand1.1, whole genome shotgun sequence harbors:
- the LOC134186151 gene encoding dynein light chain Tctex-type 5-like, with translation MDAGNAKGQATTRKQQRRPLKLTQNVGSSSKRTSITDDIPRRYENTHKMKPLEPFPASQVTQIIQETLEEHLLDRTYEQPFCSQMACTLSLVIRERVKELGQTVDRFNRSLWREESDTYARAIVSNGSLFAVGLVFGVYSD
- the LOC134185724 gene encoding ubiquitin-like-conjugating enzyme ATG10; protein product: MSLHLDYRSFEDDIKRIAEIANSLGEEWRLTLCKKTNRLYLVRKIVVPRLTDKFRHRNELSGGVLANVSQQTDGESGQEVEVDDDDDDDDDDDDDVHCVSSFGEVKWSDFITCDYHIVYSSSYEVPILYFNVHTTDGNLLPLDDVWQLIPQNHYETRGSRLWSVVSQAEHPILGRPFFQIHPCHTADMMSKLCADTSTAKRNYVLSWLSAVGPLVGLEVSSAYFHNCKSSKSTC
- the LOC134185723 gene encoding uncharacterized protein LOC134185723 — translated: MSVLIETTRPSFIKRLTDSNKMAGRIRSLWKSFVKKVWSRDPEVVYGEGSPGSLPPKCMNLEPLEPDLICSYTGPDGGIAALEDQRNGMRSNSTGSEHRSAAPLNYRQLERPIAGSTDWCQKHDCAYGTAVSLYDQAEGQERPQGEPVADVFAIAVHGNSCVMALADGVGWGEKPRLAARCAVRGCMEYVHQELYETPRCLDYALLDTHKVTKVLLMSLKQAQNLIIQKEGTMTTLCIGMVCRLAVPDGNRAWALVTVNVGDSLAYAYSPTTGRVREVTVGSHTKDRDMKDAGGVLGPADGVNPDLENLTCSLTTVASGDMVFLTSDGISDNYDPVVLRKARPVPTSRTPAEQTAAVWMDLPLMTQAQRQEHQAQKMAEVLNGNLSNEDDWTARRVCAALVGFTVQYTHTRRELLQAPDVVRLSELSRDKRQEVQSRLEDDLRKTTGKLDHAAVVAFKVQQFAKSSSLTATMRRHATVSSIMEDLNNL